A genomic window from Deltaproteobacteria bacterium includes:
- a CDS encoding transposase, translated as MPSLPIEMIVVLAPFAQLFSEPVWRHVQVLVVGAILAPGKRTVSSCLRVMGLAGETHFTNYHRVLNRAQWSTLQAGKVLLGVLVKAFVPPGATIVLGADDTVERRSGRKIKVKGCYRDAVRSSKKHVVKCFGLKWVTMMLLVRVPWARRVWALPFLTVLCWPPKSRYQRRHKTSVDRVRQMMQQVRRWLPQRLLVLVVDGGFAVVALALACTVSEVVLVSRMRLDAALYHPPGPHPARRRGRKPTKGPRQRSLKCWATRSDTPWESVVVNWYHGERKPLQVFSRTALWYTSGWAPVAIRFVLVRDPDGRLADAAFLCTDLQATPTQILECVVMRWSVEVTFEEARAHLGLETQRQWSDPAIARTTPVLFGLFSLVTLLTLRLCPTGHVPVETAAWYHKSTATFADCLALVRRYLWRARYCNNSALHPDLLQLPREAFESLLDELPLAA; from the coding sequence ATGCCCTCGCTGCCTATCGAGATGATAGTGGTGTTAGCCCCTTTTGCGCAACTCTTTTCGGAGCCAGTCTGGCGCCACGTGCAGGTGCTGGTGGTCGGGGCGATTTTAGCGCCGGGGAAACGGACCGTCAGTAGTTGTTTACGCGTGATGGGGTTAGCGGGGGAGACGCACTTTACGAACTATCATCGGGTGCTGAACCGGGCGCAGTGGTCGACGTTGCAGGCAGGAAAGGTCTTGCTGGGCGTATTGGTGAAGGCCTTCGTGCCGCCCGGAGCTACGATCGTGCTGGGGGCGGACGACACGGTGGAGCGACGCAGCGGGCGCAAGATCAAGGTGAAGGGGTGTTATCGCGATGCCGTACGATCGTCGAAGAAGCACGTGGTGAAGTGTTTTGGGCTGAAGTGGGTGACAATGATGTTATTGGTCCGGGTGCCCTGGGCCAGGCGCGTGTGGGCGTTGCCCTTTTTAACGGTCTTGTGCTGGCCGCCCAAGTCGCGCTACCAGCGGCGGCACAAGACGAGTGTGGACCGGGTCCGGCAGATGATGCAGCAAGTGCGGCGCTGGCTGCCACAGCGCCTGCTCGTCTTGGTGGTCGATGGTGGGTTTGCCGTGGTGGCGCTCGCGTTGGCGTGCACCGTTAGTGAGGTGGTGCTGGTCAGTCGGATGCGACTGGATGCCGCACTCTATCATCCGCCTGGGCCGCACCCCGCCCGTAGGCGCGGACGAAAGCCCACCAAAGGCCCGCGCCAACGCAGTCTCAAATGCTGGGCGACGCGGTCGGACACGCCCTGGGAGTCGGTGGTCGTCAACTGGTATCACGGGGAACGCAAACCCTTGCAGGTCTTCTCCCGTACGGCGCTCTGGTATACTTCGGGGTGGGCCCCGGTCGCGATTCGTTTTGTGCTGGTGCGTGATCCCGACGGCCGGTTGGCCGATGCCGCCTTCTTGTGTACGGACCTGCAGGCTACGCCGACTCAGATCCTCGAGTGCGTGGTGATGCGCTGGTCGGTCGAAGTGACGTTTGAAGAAGCCCGCGCCCATCTGGGCCTGGAAACCCAACGCCAGTGGTCCGATCCCGCCATTGCCCGCACCACCCCGGTCTTGTTCGGCCTCTTTTCTCTGGTGACCTTGCTGACGCTACGCCTCTGCCCCACTGGCCACGTCCCCGTGGAAACTGCGGCGTGGTACCACAAATCGACCGCCACCTTTGCCGACTGTCTCGCCCTGGTGCGACGCTATCTCTGGCGCGCTCGCTATTGCAACAACTCTGCTCTCCACCCTGATCTCCTGCAATTGCCGCGAGAAGCCTTCGAGAGCTTGCTCGATGAACTCCCCTTAGCGGCCTAA
- a CDS encoding alpha/beta hydrolase: MMPTFRTDDGAELHYKVEGNERGNPPLIFIHGWCSNLNHWEQQVRYFQNSHRILRMDRRGMGKSTTPGAGHTPQQHAADIAALARHEGFTNAVAIAHAGGGPAGVYFCSEYPELARAYVMVDTAISPGFALDHPSKMPARFYAEMIEKMTAPDGEQYFRQLYTSFFGAQADRALVEAAVTEASRTPVDTRVKELKLMASDTATPAATMRQPVLVIAGPWLADSFPQAVDHEKLKSLLKQAKHVELARAIGTGHFVQLEVPDQTNAFITSFVSRLA, encoded by the coding sequence ATGATGCCGACATTCAGGACTGACGATGGGGCTGAGTTACACTACAAGGTCGAAGGTAACGAACGGGGCAATCCTCCGCTGATTTTCATTCACGGTTGGTGCTCGAATCTCAATCACTGGGAACAACAAGTGAGGTACTTTCAGAATTCCCATCGAATACTTCGTATGGATCGACGTGGCATGGGCAAGTCCACCACGCCTGGCGCTGGTCATACCCCGCAGCAGCACGCTGCGGATATTGCAGCCTTGGCGCGGCACGAAGGCTTCACCAACGCGGTCGCCATTGCGCATGCAGGTGGTGGCCCAGCGGGGGTGTACTTCTGCTCCGAGTATCCTGAGTTAGCCAGAGCCTACGTGATGGTGGATACGGCCATCTCGCCTGGCTTCGCTCTCGACCATCCAAGCAAAATGCCAGCGCGCTTTTATGCCGAGATGATTGAGAAGATGACAGCACCGGACGGAGAACAATATTTTCGTCAGTTGTATACCAGCTTTTTTGGTGCCCAGGCTGACCGCGCACTCGTCGAGGCTGCTGTTACAGAGGCGAGTCGTACGCCCGTAGACACTCGCGTCAAAGAACTCAAGCTCATGGCATCCGACACCGCCACGCCCGCGGCCACCATGCGTCAGCCAGTCCTAGTGATCGCCGGGCCCTGGCTGGCAGACAGCTTTCCGCAGGCCGTTGACCATGAGAAACTCAAGTCCTTGCTCAAGCAGGCCAAGCACGTCGAACTCGCCCGCGCCATCGGTACCGGCCATTTTGTACAGCTTGAAGTGCCAGACCAAACCAACGCGTTCATCACGAGCTTTGTGTCTCGCTTAGCATAA
- a CDS encoding alpha/beta hydrolase, translating into MGGLSTRWILSTLSNAEGDLLMNDTDPSGMEWLSVGNSRLEVLRRGQGQPVLLLHGMQNIDPHAPFLDFLSRRVAIIAPSHPGFGHSPRPADFDTVYDLVHLYLDLLNTLPYEKVTVMGCSFGGWLAAELAVTCCHRIDRLVLVDAFGIKISDRETPDILDVFNTSPQEVQRRSWHAPEQWTPDFNAMSDDAVVVRAQNWESLCLYGWHPYMHNPQLKRWLHTITCPTLVLWGASDRIVEPSYGCAYSELIPHARFEVIANAGHHPEIEQPAVFVDHVVRFLEA; encoded by the coding sequence ATGGGTGGGTTGTCAACGCGCTGGATTCTCAGCACACTGTCCAACGCTGAAGGAGATCTGCTGATGAACGACACAGACCCGTCAGGGATGGAATGGTTATCGGTTGGCAATAGTCGACTCGAAGTGCTACGTCGCGGACAAGGGCAACCAGTGCTGCTACTGCATGGCATGCAGAACATTGACCCACACGCCCCGTTTCTCGACTTCCTCAGTCGCCGTGTGGCGATCATCGCGCCCTCGCATCCCGGCTTTGGTCACTCCCCACGCCCGGCTGACTTTGACACGGTCTACGATCTCGTCCATCTCTATCTCGATCTGCTTAACACGCTGCCGTATGAAAAGGTCACGGTTATGGGGTGCTCATTCGGGGGGTGGCTCGCTGCAGAACTCGCGGTGACATGTTGTCACCGCATCGATCGTCTTGTGCTTGTCGATGCCTTTGGCATCAAGATCTCAGACCGGGAAACACCTGATATCCTTGATGTCTTTAACACCTCGCCGCAGGAAGTACAGCGTCGCAGTTGGCACGCGCCCGAGCAGTGGACGCCAGATTTCAATGCCATGTCCGACGATGCCGTAGTCGTCCGTGCGCAGAATTGGGAGTCGCTGTGTCTCTATGGTTGGCATCCCTACATGCATAACCCGCAATTGAAGCGGTGGCTGCACACGATTACGTGCCCGACACTGGTGTTATGGGGCGCGAGCGACAGAATCGTGGAGCCTTCGTACGGGTGCGCGTATAGCGAGCTCATTCCTCATGCCCGATTCGAAGTGATCGCCAACGCTGGCCACCATCCGGAAATTGAACAGCCCGCAGTCTTTGTTGACCACGTCGTGCGGTTCTTGGAAGCATAG
- a CDS encoding LLM class flavin-dependent oxidoreductase, with protein sequence MEIWYHNENPYPFVPQDVLDRADSVRASLPNRYCDPAIAANLFEETLDEFMLCDDLGINVVAIEHHAGINSLFGANPLILGILARQTRKVRILSMGTLISLRPDPVRVAEEYATADVISRGRLDIGFVKSGASEMASNNANPVTNIERYWEAIDLVIKTLQHQDGPFSWEGKHFTHRHVNIWPRPWQQPHPPLWAATGDPDTTSEVGRRGMVNVLVLRGEDGTKRAWSAYRQARAEAGLPPVTTSNFAYAALAYVGETHEEGVAIGSKLLWFLNTSLKMAPQYAQFLPGAMAPQFAPQVYRTKPQPPVRSDKETGAGKPVVSAIQNVGGLIGLTAEQAMARQILFAGSPDTVYQQIMDFYTNVGGFGHLVIIGRSGFMTHAEAEKGLKLFAKEVMPRLKEIPPRTVE encoded by the coding sequence ATGGAGATTTGGTACCACAACGAAAACCCCTACCCATTCGTCCCGCAAGATGTGCTTGATCGTGCCGATTCAGTGCGCGCGAGCTTACCGAACCGATATTGTGACCCGGCGATCGCTGCCAATCTGTTCGAGGAAACGCTCGACGAGTTCATGTTGTGTGATGATCTGGGGATCAATGTCGTTGCCATCGAGCATCATGCTGGTATCAACTCACTGTTTGGTGCCAATCCACTAATTCTCGGTATTCTTGCCAGACAAACCCGTAAGGTCCGTATCCTCAGTATGGGTACCCTCATCTCCCTGCGCCCAGATCCAGTGCGGGTTGCTGAAGAGTATGCCACCGCCGATGTGATCTCGCGTGGGCGCTTGGATATCGGCTTCGTGAAGTCAGGCGCCAGCGAGATGGCGTCAAACAATGCCAATCCAGTGACCAACATCGAGCGCTATTGGGAAGCGATCGATCTTGTGATCAAAACGTTGCAGCATCAAGATGGGCCGTTTAGTTGGGAGGGCAAGCATTTTACTCATCGCCACGTCAACATCTGGCCGCGCCCATGGCAACAGCCGCATCCGCCCTTATGGGCAGCGACTGGTGATCCTGACACTACCAGTGAAGTCGGGCGTCGCGGCATGGTGAATGTGCTCGTCTTACGCGGAGAGGACGGCACCAAGCGGGCTTGGAGTGCCTATCGCCAGGCCCGTGCCGAGGCCGGGCTTCCACCAGTCACCACCAGTAACTTTGCCTATGCGGCGTTAGCGTATGTGGGTGAGACGCATGAGGAAGGAGTCGCCATTGGCAGCAAGTTGCTGTGGTTCCTCAACACCAGCCTCAAGATGGCACCGCAGTACGCGCAGTTTCTACCAGGAGCAATGGCACCACAATTCGCTCCACAGGTGTATCGGACCAAGCCGCAACCACCTGTGCGGAGCGACAAAGAAACGGGAGCTGGTAAGCCGGTCGTGTCGGCGATTCAGAATGTGGGTGGACTGATCGGTCTTACTGCAGAACAAGCGATGGCGCGCCAGATTCTCTTTGCTGGGAGCCCCGATACCGTCTATCAACAAATCATGGATTTCTACACGAACGTGGGCGGGTTTGGCCATTTGGTCATCATTGGCCGGTCGGGATTCATGACCCACGCCGAGGCGGAAAAAGGGCTGAAACTCTTCGCCAAAGAGGTCATGCCCAGACTAAAAGAGATTCCTCCACGTACGGTCGAGTAA
- a CDS encoding alpha/beta hydrolase produces the protein MAMQYDVVYGTGNGRELCVDIFPATGTQNYRTAVLQLHGGRWRYGNRKMMADHARSLSALGFTCLPSEYRLLGEAPWPAALHDVKAAIRWTRANADRLDVDPNRIALQGCSAGAYLALMAAATNGRAEWEGHGGNAQVSSTINAIISIYPVTLFKQDWPGCYNGDAPIAASDGYLPASLLLEDKLTEEQVQAISPYSYVTPHFPSTALWHGGADTYVPPSHSIRMYEALVRAGVIADLHLIAGVAHVFDFAPSHLATVQHATALFLRRTISDPKAMQEEIAGVGTMLKTKVDEFNLPR, from the coding sequence ATGGCTATGCAATACGATGTGGTGTATGGCACAGGCAATGGTCGCGAGTTATGCGTCGATATTTTCCCTGCGACCGGAACGCAGAACTACCGCACTGCTGTTCTGCAATTGCATGGCGGTCGCTGGCGCTATGGTAACCGTAAAATGATGGCCGATCATGCGCGGAGTCTCAGTGCACTGGGCTTCACCTGCCTGCCGAGCGAATATCGCTTGCTCGGCGAAGCGCCGTGGCCGGCGGCACTACATGATGTCAAAGCTGCGATTCGCTGGACACGAGCCAATGCCGACCGCTTGGATGTAGACCCGAACCGGATCGCTCTCCAGGGATGTAGCGCGGGCGCCTATCTCGCACTCATGGCAGCAGCAACCAATGGGCGAGCGGAGTGGGAAGGACACGGTGGCAACGCGCAGGTCTCCAGTACCATCAATGCCATCATCTCGATCTATCCAGTAACCTTGTTCAAGCAAGACTGGCCCGGATGCTACAACGGCGACGCGCCGATCGCGGCGTCGGATGGTTACCTACCGGCATCCTTGCTACTCGAAGACAAACTGACGGAGGAGCAAGTCCAAGCGATCTCTCCCTATTCGTACGTCACTCCCCACTTTCCTTCCACAGCGCTGTGGCATGGTGGAGCTGATACGTATGTCCCACCATCGCATAGCATCCGCATGTACGAAGCATTGGTGCGGGCAGGCGTGATCGCTGATCTGCATCTCATTGCCGGTGTTGCCCATGTCTTCGATTTTGCCCCGAGCCATCTTGCAACTGTCCAACACGCGACAGCGCTCTTTTTGCGACGAACCATCAGTGACCCTAAAGCAATGCAGGAAGAAATCGCTGGCGTCGGCACGATGCTAAAAACCAAAGTCGACGAATTCAACTTGCCACGGTAA